The genomic window CATATAAAAAAGGAACACCTTTATCATGGGATGTTATTTTATAACTGTCATTCCTCATACTTGTATGTAATTTCCATAGTTAGTAATAAACTTTGTCTTAATACTTCTAAAGTTTTTTGATTGTTTAAACCTGAAATGTTAAAGAATGTAATTGGAAGTTATTTTGCATATTTTTATTAATATAAAAAACAAAAATTTTGTTTATTAAAATAATTAGTTCATTCTTTAAGTTTGATAAAATATCTTCTTTACTCCTTCGGTTTTCTGGAATTGGAGCTAAGTTTATATTACTTTTTTTAATTACGAAATATAAAAGTTTAGAGTTTCAAGGTTCATTTACATTAATAAACCAATCTATTACTTTAATGATTTATTTTGTAGGACTTGATTTTTACACTTTCTATACGAAAAAAATGGTTAAAAACATAGATAAATGTGTGTTTTATTTTAAAAATGCTATTTATTTATACCTTTATACGGGTTTGATTGTTTCAATTGTCTTTGTGTTAATATCTATGTTTGTTTTAGGAATTGACTTAAATTTGATGTTAATTATATTAGTTTTATTTGCTTTTGAACACTTAGGACAGGAGTTAATAAGGATATATATTGCATTAGAGAAAATTACCTTTGCAAATGTATTACTTTTTCTTAGAACGGGATTATGGGCGTTAATGGCAGTTGTAGTATTGATTTTAAAAAAAACGATAGAAATAGAGCAGATTTTTATTTTCTGGATTTTTTGTAGTTTTTTATCAATTATTTTGGGTTTTGTTTTTTTTCCAGGAATAAGAAATATATTTAATGAGAAAATTGATAAAAAATTCATTAAGGAAGGAATTATTTTTTCTACTTTTATTTTTTTGTCAACCATTTGTATTCGGTTGATTGAATATTCTGATAAATATATTTTAGCAATATTTGAATCGGAAAGAGAGGTAGGTATATATTCCGTTTATTTTCAAATCTCTAATGTGTCCACAATTATAATATCCACAATTATATTAGCGTTTGTTTATCCTAAGATTTTGCTACATTCTCAAGAACGTAATATGGAAAAATTAACGGCTATAAAGCGAGAAGTTTACATTGGAGCAACATTAATTTCTTGTTGTATTATTATAGGGTATTTATTTTTTAATAACTATTTATATGAATTTTTAGGTAAAGAAGAACTCAAGGAAAGTCGTTGGGCGGTATTGATATTGGTTGTGGGCAGTTATTTTCTTAATATTAGTCATTATTATAACATTATTTTAATGGGTTTTGGAAAAGTTAAAATGATATTCTATGTAGCAATAGGCGTTTTATTAATTAATATTATTTTAAACGTTATTTTAATTCCATTATTTAGTGTTTATGGAGCCGCAGTAGCACAATTTTTTTCAGGAATTATATTTTTTATCTTGAGAAAATATTATACAAATCAATCATTATTAAACTTAAATAAAGCATCATGATAAATGTTTTTTTACCTATCACCAGTTATTCGATGCTTTTGTCTGAATTAATAATAGAGCAGCAAGGATTGGCAAAAGCAGATAATATTTTGTTAAATCCACATGGTTTAGAATATAATGATAACTTATGGGGCAAGGTTTATATAGCTAATATGAAAAGAATAAATTCTACGAATCTTTTAAAAAAAACAGTTATTAATGCTAATTATTTAAAAGACTCTTCAGTATTTTATCAAAGAATTAAAAAAATAATTAACAATCAAAATTATAATTTTTTCTATGTAGATCTTTATCATGTGTTATCAAACCATATTTTTTCAAAAGGTTTTTTCAGAAGGGCTTATGTTATAGAAGATGGTATTTTAAATTATTATAATGATGATCGTACAGTTTTAAAACACGTTTGGTTAAAACATATGTATTACTCAATCTACGGGCTTTCCTATAAAGCGTTAAAAGATAATACGCATTTAACGGGTGTTTTTCTCAATTCTGTAACATCCCAATATGTAACAAAACCAGAATACTCTGTGTTTCCAGAAAAATCAAAGCTAGTCTCATTAAAAAGTATATCTTCTAATAAGCAATGTAAAGAAAATGTACTTCTAGTTTTAGGACAAGAACCAATAGCAATGGGAATGTTATCGATGAAAAAGTATCGTGAATTGGTATGTGAAATGGTGGAAATATTAATGCAATCAGTTAAGAGTCAAACAGCTATTAAAGTATATTACAAACCGCACCCACGAGCTGAAAAATCATCTAATTTATTACTTATTAAAATGTTGAATTTGAAATTTTCCGATTCTAGTCAAATTATCCTTGTAGAAGATAAAAAACCTATTGAATTACTTATCAACAACCTATTACCAAAACATGTAATTTCATTTAATTCAACAGCTCTTATAACAATAAGAGATATGTTTCAAGATCGAATAAGACTACACTCCTACCAGCCCATCGATATAAAAATTCATACCAATGATGTTGTCAATAATTTATTTAAACTCTACAATATAAAAATTCATGAAACTATTTAACTTACAAAGTTTAAAATCTCCAGCTGTAATTGTTTTTTTATCTTCTTTATTGAGTTTTATAGGATGGCTAGTTTTGACTGAAAACATGTATTATACTTTAAAAAAACCATTTTCAGTATTTTCGTTAGGAGTAGTTTTAGCATTCGTTTGGTATTTTTTCGCAATATGTAATGCTTTTTTGGGTTTTCGAATGGGGAAGTCAATTAAGATAAAAAGTAATTTATTAAATAAATATGTCAGCCTTGATTCAGATTTAGTTTTTAAAATATTTATTGTACTAGCTGTTATCGGCTCTTTTTACTCTATGTATGCTATTTATCTTGATATTGGAGGTTTAGACGGGATGATATCTTTAATTCAAAACAACCAAGCCAATGAATTAAAAAGAAGCTTGTATAGAGAATATTCAATAGGTTTAAAAAGTTTGCGTTATGTATCTATACACGCTGTTACGTTAGCTTTGATTAGGAGAATCGTTTTTAAAAAGAAATCACTAAAATTAGATTTAACAGCTCTTGCTACATTATTAATGTGCGCTATAATTTCGAGTAGATTATCAATCATTGTTACCATTGTTCAAACTGTGTTAATTCTTGTTTTATACAATAAAATTAAACTTAAACCGCGGCGAGTTTTAATTGGTGGCGTTCTATTTTATCTTCTTATAAGCACTTTTAATTACACAAGAAATTATGGCTTTTATAAAAAATTTGGAAACATGAATTTTTTTGAAGCTGGCGCAGCAGATATGATAGTGTATCTAGGTACTCCTTTTCAAGGGGCTGTTTCGGTTGGAGAAAATACTCAAATGATAAGAGCAGAACCACTGAACTGGTATAAATATTCTGGAATACCACTCAGTCTTACAACAAATTCTTCTTTTTTATACTATTTTAGAGCTCATGGTTGGATGTGTTTTCTGGTCGCTTCGTTTTTTCTTTTTACTTATGCCTTTATGGCTGGAATATTTATTAAGTTTAAAAGTAATGTTTTGATTTTAGTTTATACTACTATAATGTATATATTTGCAGAGTTTTGGCGCGTATATTTGTTTTATCAAGGCATCATGATTGCTCTAATTGTTACTCCTATATTAGTGCTGTTAACCGTTTTAATAATTAAAGCGATTTCTTATAAAAAAGCAAAATCAATTGAATGATAAAATCATAAAATATGACCTGGTAATTGACGCTAGAATGTTAGGGGCTTCAGGGATAGGTGAATATATTGAACATACTGTGAAAGGAATAACTATTTCTAGTGATTTTAAAATATTGTTGATGGTTTTTGATGACTATTTAAATTTTTTTGGTCCAAAGCATAGTAACTTACATTATATAGTGCTAAAACACAAAGTTTACAACCCTCTAGAGAACCTTGAATTGGCTTTAAAAATACCTAAGTCAATAATTTATTGGACACCTCATTTTAACACAACAATATTGCCGACACGAGCAGAAAAGAGGTTAACAACAATACATGACGTCTTTCATCTAGCAAACCCATCATATTTTAGTTTTTTTAAATATAGGTATCTTAAATTTCTATATACAATGGCAGGATTTTTATCAGAAAAGATAATTACTGTCTCAAAATTTTCTAAGGATGAAATTGAAGTTTATTTAGGTGAAAACGTATCGAAAAAAGTTGAAATTGTTTATAATGGCTTTAAAAAATCTTCAATATCAAAATATAAAAAAGAAACACAAGACGCTCCGAAAATACTTTTTGTTGGTAATCTAAAACCACATAAAAACTTAGGTGTATTGTTAGATGCTTTTGAAGCTTTAAGTTTGAAAAGAAAGTTAAAATTAGTTATTATTGGAAAAATTACTGGATTTATTAATCCAGTATCCAATAATATCATAGATAAAATTAAAGCAAATAAAAACATTGAACTTACGGGTTATGTCTCAAATGAAGAACTAGAGAGCCACTATCAAACATCATCAATATTTGTGTTTCCATCTCTTTATGAAGGGTTTGGCTTGCCTATTTTGGAAGCTTATTCGAATAACGTACCTACTATTGTTTCAAATATTCCTCCTTTTAAAGAAGTCGCATCAGATGCTTCTATTTATTTCGACCCTAGTGATTCAGGTGATTTAGTAAATAAAATTATTTATCTGCTAGATTCAGAGATAGAATCAGAGAAACTCATAGAAAAAGGATATAAAAGGTTAGATGATTTTTCTTGGGAAAAAGCGGTTGATGAGCACATATTACTTATTAAATCTATGATTTTAAATTAAATTAAATTGAACAACGAAAAATATTATATAACAAAGCAGTCATTACTTTTATTTGTGGTGTGCTTGTTTATGCCGTATATTTTTGCAAGCATAGCTTTAGCAATTAGTATAACAGCCTTTTTAACAGAAAGCTTTATGTTGAAAGAAATTAAATTTGAAAAAAGTCATTTGGTTTTTTCAAGCTTAATTATGATGTTTATTGCTAACATGTTATATTTTGGTTTTGATAGTAAAGTATTAGAAAAACTACTTAGAATAGTTCCAATTCTTTTTTTTCCAATTCTTTTTTTTAATGTACAGTTAAACTCAAAAGAGTTAAATAGGATCTTAGATTTTTTCCTAGGCTCACTTATCATGTTTTGTGTGTTTTCAATAGGTTATGTTTCTATTAATTATTGGTTAACGGAAACCCGCGAACATTTATTAACTTTAGAGAAAACTATTCTAGTAGGTCAGGTATATATATCAAGGGTTTTTGAGTTTCATACACCTTATCTTAGTTTTTATTTATTAACAGGTTGTATTATTTGTTACCATAAGGCATTTAGGCAAAAAAAATACATTTATATGTTTTGTTTATTATTAGTGTTTATGCTTTATTTTACCGGAAGAACATCTCTTTTTTTGGCTCTGCTATTGTTTGTGCTACTCTTAAAATCGTTTTTTAAGTCAACAAAAAAAGCTGTTATCTTGTTAACGTGTATTGTTTTTTTTATAGGATACGCTTGTTATAATTTTCCAATGTTAAATGAGAAAACAATGCGTGTTTTTGAAAAAGGTTTTGGAGTATATCAAAGATATTATTATTTGGAAGCCGCTTTTATTGCTGTAAAAGAAAATATCATTTTAGGGTTAGGCTTAGTAAACTATCAAGTTGAGTTATCTAAGTTTTTACCAAATGGAGTAATAGCCAATACACACAACCAGTATTTAGAGTTTTTTGTGTCCACTGGTTTATTCGGTTTAGTTACTTATTTATATTTGAAGTTTGAAATTTTAAAAAAAGCGATTGTACAGCGCCCAAGGACGCTATTGATTTTTATTATCTTTTTTAGCCTAGCAGAATTAACAGAAGCATTGCTTTATAGGCAAAGGGGAATAATGCTATTTGCATTTATCACTAGTTTGCTGTTTTATAGTAATCTTACAGAAAAAAAGGTATACTCATATCGAAATAATGTTTAACGTTTTTTTTTTTGAAGATAAGTATCTAAAAATTAACATAATATAAGATCTTTTTCGTTTATGTGGTAATTGTTCTTAAATTAATAAAACAATATCATAACTTTGTTGAAATTAAAAATAACCATGAATAAAACAGTAATGATTTTTGGAGGAGCCGGATATATCGGAATTCATCTTTTAAAAAAATTACTGGCAGAAAATACAAATAAATTTGCTAGAGATTTTAATATTAAAAACATATTTTTCACAAGTAGTATTGCGCCTTACAGTTGGTCTTTAAAGCAAAGAACAGGATCATCAACATTATACCCCGAAACCGCTTATGGCATATCGAAAGGGTTTGCCGAAAAAATCCATAAAGAATTGATGGCTGAGAATACAACAAGACGATTGGTTATAGTAAGACCAAGTGTTATCTTTGGACCCAAAGACCTTGGTAGTGTTTATAGAATGATTAAAGCCCTTAAAAAAGGAACATTTATTCTTCCTAATGGTGGTAATGTAATTAAAGGTTGTAGATGCGTTTATGGTTTAGTGGAAAGCATGTTAGTTACTATTAATAAATTGGAGAGGTTTATATTGTATAATTATGCGGAAAATCCAGTAGAACCCCTGAGCAAAATGGTACTTATTGCTAAAGAATATTTGAATATTAAAAAACCAACATTAAAATTACCAGTTTCCATATTGGCTGTAATTACATTTTTTGTTCAAATTTTGTTCAAATTAATAGGTAAAACCTCAGATATCCATCTTGTGAGGGTTAGAAAAGCAGGTTTTCCTACTAATACTAAACTGCAATATTTAATAGATGAAGGTTTTGGTTTTAAAAGAGCTTTAGAGAATTGGAATTCTATTCCACTAGATGTTTTTAAATAATGAAAGTAGCTATTATACATTATTGGTTTATAACTAGAAGAGGTGGTGAGAAAGTTATCGAATCTATTTTAAGTTTATTTCCAGGTGCAGATATTTATACGCTTTTTTACGATAAAGAAATTTATGGAGATTATCTTAAAAACCATAAAGTGTACACTTCAAATTTAAACATCCCGTTTCTAAAAAAAAGATACCAAAAAATTTTCCCATTATATCCTATTGGTATTAAATCCTTGAAATTAAAGGATGATTACGATTTGATTATTTCTTCAGAATCTGGACCAGCTAAGGGAATTTTAAATAAAAATGGAATACCTCATATTTGTTATATTCATTCTCCTATGAGGTATTGTTGGGGCTTTACCGACAAGTATTTACTATCTGTAAATAAAATGCTAAGGCCTATATTATCATTTTTTTTTAATAGACTAAGAGAATGGGATAAAACAACTATTGATGGAGTTGATTTGTACATAGCAAATTCTGAAAACGTGGCTAAACGTGTAAACCATTTTTATAATCGTGAAGCAGAAGTTGTATATCCTCCTATTGCAGACAATCTCTTTGATAAACCATTAGTTATTAATGAAAATAGGGATGTTTATTTAAGCTTTGGAGCTATTACACCTTATAAAAGAATAGATTTATTAGTAGACACTTTTAATATAAATGGAAAAAAACTTATAGTTATTGGAAGAGGGTCTGAAATGGAAAAACAAAAAAAGAGAGCAAAAAGCAATATAGAATTTAAAGGTGAATTACCATGGGAGGAGATAGAAGGTATTCTTTCTAGGTCTAAAGCTTTATTATTTCCAGGAGAAGAAGATTTTGGAATGATACCACTAGAAATTATGTCCTATGGTATTCCTGTAATAGCTTATAATAAAGGGGGGGCGTTAGAAACAGTTGTTGAAAATTTATTGAAGGTAGAGGAGTCTTCTGGGGTGTTTTTTGAGAATCAAGAAGTTAATTCGTTAGAAGGGGCTATTGGGCGTTTTGAAAAACTTGAGAATGGATTTAATTCAGTTTGGATAAGAAATCATGCTAAAAGATTTTCTGAAAAGATTTTTTTAGAAAAAATGCAGTTTCAAATAGATTTTTTTCTGAAAAATAAATAGCAGTTTTAAATAATTCATATTATGAATATCAAAAATATATGTTATGCTTTTGGCCCTAATATGTGGGCAGTCACTAAGCCAATGTCCAAATAAAAAGTGACCGATAACGATTTAAACGAAAGCGCTTTAAACTTGGTTTATGAATCTCAAATTTTAGAATCTTGATTATTTAAACACATGTTTACTCGAGGACAATAGAAACCTAATAAAAGTAGACAATGATTTATATAAATCATTTAAAATTATGATTGGTGAAATCTATATGTCAAATGTATATAAAAAGACAAGATTGGAGATTTTGGTTTAATATTTTAGATAAAACAGAAAAGGCTACAGGTATTAAATAACCCTTGGCTTTTTATAGAACATCAAACAGCTCTTTAGGTAAGAATAAATTCTTGCTAATCAAGGAGAATTTTAACTTTTTTAGGTTGTTTTTAAAAAAGAACGTTTTTGAAAGTTTTTTAATGTTAACTAATTTTTTGGTATTTCATTTTTATTTTAGAATATTTGGACATTAGAAAGATTTCATTCTTAATAAAGAAAATTAAATGAGTTATAAACAAGGACGTTATTCTAAATTAATAAAACCAGTTATTAGATTGATTGATTTAATAATTCTAAATGGTGCGGTTTTTTTGTTTCCAATTAATTTAAGCAATCATTATTTATTTGTTTGCTATATATCCGTTTCATGGGTAATTATAGCTGTAAGGAATAATTTTTATGAAGTATATAGGCATACACGAATTATTCAGGTTACTAGATTACTAGTTAATCAACTTGTTTTTTTTACATTTATTTTGTATGCTTACATGGGGTTTTTTAAACAACCGCACATAGGCAGAGTTGCTTTAGCTAAATACCTTTTATTTACAATAATTTTAATTTTCTTGTTTAAGTTTATAACTTTTTATTTTTTTAAAAAATTCCGTTCTGTTTTACAAGGAAATCAAAGAGATGTTATTGTTATTGGAGAAAACACCAAAATAAGACAACTTATACAAACCTTTAAAAATCAACCAGATTTTGGTCTAAGATTTAGAGCTCAATTTTGTTCTAATGATAAAGATTTTTCGTTAAAAAAATGTTTTAAATATGTTGTAGAAAACAATATTGACGAAATATTTGTTTCGGTTTCAGAATTAAGTAATAAGGAAATGAATTTACTTATAAACTTTGCAGATAACAATTTAAGAACGTTGAAGTTTATACCTGATAATAAAGATATTTTTTCAAAAAGATTGCAATATGAATATTACGATTTTACTCCAATTTTATCTTTAAGAAAAATTGCAGTCCACGAACCATTAAATGCTTTTGTTAAGCGAGCTTTAGATGTAATTGTTTCATCAATTGCTACAGTTTTTTTATTATCATGGTTAACACCTTTAATTGCTTTATTAATAAGGTTAGAGTCTAAAGGACCAATATTTTTTAAACAAAAAAGACATGGCTTAGATGGTCATGAATTTGGATGTCTAAAGTTTAGGTCTATGGCTGTTAATAAAATAACAGATGATTTACATGTTAAAAAAAACGATATGCGTGTAACTAAGATTGGCAGATTTATTAGAAAGACAAGTATAGATGAATTACCACAGTTTTATAATGTGCTTTTAGGGCATATGTCTGTAGTAGGACCTAGACCTCACATGACATCTTTATCTGAAGTTTATTCGAAAAAGGCGAATAAATATATGGTCCGGCATAATGTTAAACCAGGTATTACTGGTTTAGCTCAAGTAAGTGGTTGTAGAGGCGAAGTAGAAACCGATTTCGATATTATTAACAGAACAAAATATGATATTTTTTATATTGAAAACTGGTCGTTTTTATTAGATATTAATATTATTTTACAAACGATTGTGAATGTTTTTCAAGGAGAAGATAAAGCTTATTAAAACAATTTAAATGAAAATTGATTAAGTTATTTCAATTCACATAAAGCAAGTAACCAAATTAGGTGTTTTTGATAGTATATTATTAACACTGAAATTTCTGAGTATTGAGAAAATTAAAAGTTTTTTAACTATATAAACATGAATACAATATTAATAACCGGAGCAGCAGGGTTTTTAGGTTCTCATTTGTGCGATCGTTTTCTTAAAGAGAATTTTAAAGTTTATGGTATGGATAATTTCATTACGGGAGATTCCAAAAACATTAATCATTTATCTGACAATTCCAATTTTGAATTTATTAACCACGATGTTACAGAGTACATCGAAATAGAGGGTGAGTTAGATTATATTCTTCATTTCGCTTCGCCAGCAAGCCCAATAGACTATTTAAAGATCCCAATTCAGACTTTAAAAGTAGGTTCGTTAGGTACACATAACTTGTTAGGTGTAGCGAAAGCTAAAAATGCGAGAATGCTTATAGCGTCTACTTCCGAAGTTTATGGAGATCCGTTAGTTCACCCTCAAACAGAGGATTATTATGGGAACGTTAATACAATAGGGCCTCGTGGTGTTTATGATGAAGCCAAACGTTTTCAAGAATCGATTACCATGGCATACCATAGGTTCCATGGTGTAGAGACTAGAATAGTAAGAATATTTAATACTTATGGACCTAGAATGAGACTTAACGACGGAAGAGTAATTCCGGCTTTTATGGGGCAAGCTTTAAGAGGTGAAGATTTAACTGTTTTTGGTGATGGATCGCAAACAAGATCATTCTGTTATGTAGACGACCAAATTGAAGGTATTTACAGGTTATTGTTAAGTGATTATGTAGAACCCGTAAATATTGGTAACCCATTCGAAATAACGATAAAGGATTTCGCAGAAGAAATTATTAAATTAACAGGAACAATGCAAAAAGTAATTTATAAAGATTTACCTGTTAATGACCCAATGCAAAGACAACCAGATATTTCATTAGCGAAAAAGCTTTTGGGTTGGGAGCCTAAGGTACAAAGAGCCGAAGGAATGAAAATAACTTTTGATTATTTTAAAAGCTTAACAGAAGAGGAGCTATATAAAAGTGAGCATAAAGATTTTACTGGCTATATAAATAAATAGTAAATTTATATTTTTTCTTCTTAAATATTTATAACGATAAGCATTTATTGTTTATAATCATTAGGGTCGAATCTAAGTGGAACCTGATATCAATCTTATAAAAGATGATGTTTTTTATGTTTAGAATTGATCATTATTATGACGATTAAAATTATATTAATAAGAGATAATAATGTGTGTTAAAACAATTCAATGATAACCCCTTCAGTCTCCATAATAACACCCATGTTTAATTCTGAAGTCTTTATTTCAGAAACTATAGGCAGTGTTATAAATCAAACTTATAAAAATTGGGAGTTGTTATTAATTGATGATTGTTCTAACGACAATACTTTAAAAATAATTCAACCTTTCTTGCAAGCGCATTCCAATATAAAACTTATTAAAAACCAAGTTAATTCTGGCGCCGCGATTTCTAGAAACAAAGGTATTCAAGCTGCAAAGGGTGATTATATTACTTTTTTAGATGCTGACGACCTTTGGAGGCCAGAAAAACTTAAAACTCAAATTACTTTTATCGAAAAAGAAAATTGTGATGTGTGTTTTTGTAGCTATGATTTAATAAACGAAAAAGGAGACAAATTAAACAAACGAGTTAAAGCTTTAGAAATACTTAGCTACACCAAACTTTTAAAGAGTAATTACATTGGTAATTTAACGGGTATGTATAATGCTCGTGTTTTAGGTGAAATAACAACGTCTAATCTAAGAAAACGGCAAGATTGGCTCATATGGTTAGCTGCAATTAAAAAGTCAGGAAAACCCGCCAGAGGCATTCAAGAATCATTGGCTTACTATCGTATTCACGAAAATTCAATGTCTTCAAATAAGTTAAGTTTGGTAAAGCATAATTATTGGGTTTATAAAAAAGGATTGAGGTTTTCTACGGTAAAGTCAATTTTTTCGATGTTTGTATTTTTAAATGAGCACTTTTTTGTAAAGTCGAAGCAAACCATTAAGGTAAATAAGACTTAAATTGCTTTAGTTTACCACTTTTAGAGCGCTCAAGTTTTTCTTTACGTTCAAACACAACAATTAAATGAGGTTCTAGATATTTTGAAATCGCTTTTTTTATGTGTTCTAAATTTTCCTCAGTTAAAAGCTTATTACTAACATAGCTAATCTTGAAGGTGTCCAACTTTAGTTGCTCAATAATAAACTCTTTTACATTGCCATCATTCTCTATAATGGTTTTTGTAACGTAATAAAAAGTTAATCCGGCCGCTTTTTTTCCGCTGGGTAGCATCACCAAATCACTAGTTCGTCCTACTAATTTTTCTAGAATAGGTTTTTGTAACGTGCTTTTTTTAGATAGAGTTCCAATATCGCCTAAATCGTATCGGATAAGGGGATGCGCTTTATTGTAAAGCGACGTAATAACAATACACCCTTCTTCGCCGTAAGGTAATACGTTATTATTTTTATCTAAAATTTCAACAAATAAATCTTCAGTATTAACTACCCATTGGTCAGTTTTGTTTTGGAAAGCAATTAAGCCTAATTCGGCAGCTCCATATTCATTAATAACAGGGATACCTAGTTGTGCTTCTAAAAGGTTTTTATCTTCGCGAAAAAGCATTTCTGAAGTTGTAATACAAGCTTTTAAGGATGGACAAATCGTTTTTAAAACAATATTATGTTGTTCTAAATATTTTGCAAATTGAACAATAGAACTTGTGTAACCGTTAATATAATCGAACTTAGTTTTGCTGAATTTCTCAATATTTTTTTCTAATTGAGAATCACTTAAATCGAAAACGGAAAAGCGAAACCGATTACTTAATGCATCTTTAAAACGTTCTTTATAATAGTCTTTTTTACCTAAAGGAATTCCATAGAAACGGGCTTGTTTAGAGTGATTCAAATCTAAATTAAAGCAACTGTATCTATCCATAAAATTTGCCCAAATTAAGGCATGGCAAAATTTATCTTTCGCAAAAATAAAGGGTGTACCCGATGATCCAGAAGTTTTATTAATAAAAACAGTTTTGGCAGTAAATCCTTCAGAAAGTCTTTGTTCTAGAGGTTGCTGTAAATCACGTTTTGTCATTACAGGAATGCTATTCCAATCGCTTAAATCTACGTTTTTTACAAACTGTTTATAAAACGGATTATGTTTTAAATGATGAGCTAGAATATCACGTTTTGAGGTTTCAATATAACTTTCAAAATCTAATTTTTGTTTACTTTGGATTGTTTTCAAAAAGGCCTTAGCTTCCTTTATCGGGAAGCCTTTTAATTTTAAAGACAAGTTGAATAATTTCAAAATAAAATAGAGTATAATAGTTTTTGTAAAGTAAATAAAAAATATTCGTGTTTTCGTGGCATTAGTTTTATTTTTGTCTTTCGTAATTACGAAAAATAATAATCAACAATTTGTTATTTCCGTGTAAACGGAAGTATAAAAACATCGAAAAATAATGAATATTTTAATTCTTGGTTCAGGCGGAAGAGAACATACATTTGCTTGGAAAATTGCTCAAAGTCCTTTATGTAATCAGCTTTTTGTTGCTCCTGGAAATTCGGGAACTGCAAACGTGGCAACCAATGTAAATATTGGTGTTACCGATTTTGATGCTATTAAAGAATTGGTGTTAGACAAACAAATCGATATGGTTGTTGTTGGTCCAGAAGATCCTTTAGTGCAAGGTGTTCACGATTTTTTCTTGAATGATGATACTATCAAGCATGTCTCTGTTATTGGGCCGCAAAAAGTGGCA from Algibacter sp. L1A34 includes these protein-coding regions:
- a CDS encoding glycosyltransferase family 2 protein yields the protein MITPSVSIITPMFNSEVFISETIGSVINQTYKNWELLLIDDCSNDNTLKIIQPFLQAHSNIKLIKNQVNSGAAISRNKGIQAAKGDYITFLDADDLWRPEKLKTQITFIEKENCDVCFCSYDLINEKGDKLNKRVKALEILSYTKLLKSNYIGNLTGMYNARVLGEITTSNLRKRQDWLIWLAAIKKSGKPARGIQESLAYYRIHENSMSSNKLSLVKHNYWVYKKGLRFSTVKSIFSMFVFLNEHFFVKSKQTIKVNKT
- a CDS encoding glycosyltransferase, giving the protein MKVAIIHYWFITRRGGEKVIESILSLFPGADIYTLFYDKEIYGDYLKNHKVYTSNLNIPFLKKRYQKIFPLYPIGIKSLKLKDDYDLIISSESGPAKGILNKNGIPHICYIHSPMRYCWGFTDKYLLSVNKMLRPILSFFFNRLREWDKTTIDGVDLYIANSENVAKRVNHFYNREAEVVYPPIADNLFDKPLVINENRDVYLSFGAITPYKRIDLLVDTFNINGKKLIVIGRGSEMEKQKKRAKSNIEFKGELPWEEIEGILSRSKALLFPGEEDFGMIPLEIMSYGIPVIAYNKGGALETVVENLLKVEESSGVFFENQEVNSLEGAIGRFEKLENGFNSVWIRNHAKRFSEKIFLEKMQFQIDFFLKNK
- a CDS encoding exopolysaccharide biosynthesis polyprenyl glycosylphosphotransferase; this translates as MSYKQGRYSKLIKPVIRLIDLIILNGAVFLFPINLSNHYLFVCYISVSWVIIAVRNNFYEVYRHTRIIQVTRLLVNQLVFFTFILYAYMGFFKQPHIGRVALAKYLLFTIILIFLFKFITFYFFKKFRSVLQGNQRDVIVIGENTKIRQLIQTFKNQPDFGLRFRAQFCSNDKDFSLKKCFKYVVENNIDEIFVSVSELSNKEMNLLINFADNNLRTLKFIPDNKDIFSKRLQYEYYDFTPILSLRKIAVHEPLNAFVKRALDVIVSSIATVFLLSWLTPLIALLIRLESKGPIFFKQKRHGLDGHEFGCLKFRSMAVNKITDDLHVKKNDMRVTKIGRFIRKTSIDELPQFYNVLLGHMSVVGPRPHMTSLSEVYSKKANKYMVRHNVKPGITGLAQVSGCRGEVETDFDIINRTKYDIFYIENWSFLLDINIILQTIVNVFQGEDKAY
- a CDS encoding phenylacetate--CoA ligase family protein, producing the protein MKLFNLSLKLKGFPIKEAKAFLKTIQSKQKLDFESYIETSKRDILAHHLKHNPFYKQFVKNVDLSDWNSIPVMTKRDLQQPLEQRLSEGFTAKTVFINKTSGSSGTPFIFAKDKFCHALIWANFMDRYSCFNLDLNHSKQARFYGIPLGKKDYYKERFKDALSNRFRFSVFDLSDSQLEKNIEKFSKTKFDYINGYTSSIVQFAKYLEQHNIVLKTICPSLKACITTSEMLFREDKNLLEAQLGIPVINEYGAAELGLIAFQNKTDQWVVNTEDLFVEILDKNNNVLPYGEEGCIVITSLYNKAHPLIRYDLGDIGTLSKKSTLQKPILEKLVGRTSDLVMLPSGKKAAGLTFYYVTKTIIENDGNVKEFIIEQLKLDTFKISYVSNKLLTEENLEHIKKAISKYLEPHLIVVFERKEKLERSKSGKLKQFKSYLP
- a CDS encoding UDP-glucuronic acid decarboxylase family protein encodes the protein MNTILITGAAGFLGSHLCDRFLKENFKVYGMDNFITGDSKNINHLSDNSNFEFINHDVTEYIEIEGELDYILHFASPASPIDYLKIPIQTLKVGSLGTHNLLGVAKAKNARMLIASTSEVYGDPLVHPQTEDYYGNVNTIGPRGVYDEAKRFQESITMAYHRFHGVETRIVRIFNTYGPRMRLNDGRVIPAFMGQALRGEDLTVFGDGSQTRSFCYVDDQIEGIYRLLLSDYVEPVNIGNPFEITIKDFAEEIIKLTGTMQKVIYKDLPVNDPMQRQPDISLAKKLLGWEPKVQRAEGMKITFDYFKSLTEEELYKSEHKDFTGYINK